ACGCCTCGGTGTCGGATCGCGCCCGAACAGAAACGGGATCGAGCCCGACCGGCACACTGCCGAGCTTCAAAGGACGCCCACTCGTGACATCGAAGACTTCGAGCCGGTTATCCGCCGTGTTCACCGCCAGAAGCTTCGTGCCGTCCGGCGTCATGTCCATGGGGTGAACGTGTGGGTTCTCCCAATTGGCAAACTGCTGCGCCGACGCCGGACACCACGCCAGGAGACTTAGTAAGAATGCTGTATACAAGGAGAGTGATCGTGGCCTCATGAATCCTCCAAACCCCGGGAAGCCAGATTCTACCACGAAACCACGTGATAAGTCGGCCTTTTCCCCTGAATCGACGTCCCAAAAAGCAAAATCTGTTCACCTCACTGCACCCGCTCGCCGAGAGCGCGACGCCCGGTTGCATGGGTTCCTCACACACCGTCTCGATAGTCACGACTTATCCGCAGCCTGCCCCGGTTGAGTGTGAATCAGCAATCAAACATCAAGCTGGCTCCGTCAAGCCAACCCCGGCTACACTGCCGATGTGGACCCCCTATCGCCACAGATGGCCACCTGGACGACCGCACGCCCAATCGCGCCGTGGCTGCTGGCAGTCATTCTCGTCGCCATCTCCACGCATCTCTTTACCTTCTTCGCATCCGACTATGAGCCATCGATCGACGCGAAGGAGTACTTCGCGCTTGGCACAAGCCTTTCCGATGAGGGTGAGCTGCGCCTTCCGGATGGCAGCCGCGCCAAGCGCATGCCGCTTTGGCCTGCAACGATCGCACTGGCCGATGCCTGGCAGGGACGCGAACTCCTGCCCCACGCGATCTTCGAAATCCAAGCCGTCCTCTCGCTGATGAGTGTCATATTCATCGCACTGGCTGCCGCGAAGATCGCCGGCCCCAGCGCAGGCCTTCTCGCCGGTTTGATCGCCGCATTCTACGCCCCCTACCGAGCCCTTCAGGCTTCCTACCTCTGCGAGACAATGGTGATCTTCCTCTTAACCGGCGCTTTCCTCGCCTATCTCAGCTCGCTCAGGGCAAAAAGTACCGCCGCAACATGGAGCGCACTGACCGCAGCCTCGGTTGCCCTGGGCCTCGCCGTCCTCACGCGGGCAGATGCCGTCGTCATGGCGATCCCCTTTGCGATCGACACGTTGGCTCGCCGCAATCCCATCGGCGTCCGCATCGCCCGCACATCGGCGATGCTGGCCTGCGTCATCATTGCATGCATCGCATGGGGCCTGCGCAACGAGCGAACCATCGGCAAGTTCACCCTGTCCACCATCGGCGGGCTCAACTTTCACCTTGGAAACTGCGACGCCTACGCCGAAAACCCCGGCATGGATAGCGCCGACTACGCCGCCTTCGACCGCCTCCGCGAAGAGGAGGGGCTTTCCGAAGTCGAGGCCGACGAGCGCCTCTACGCAATGGGGCGCCAATTCCTTCGCGAGCACCCCGGACTCACGGCGGCCAACGCCCTCAGGAAAACGCGCGTCTGGTTTCAGTCAAACGTGACATGGAGCGCGCCGACCACCCTCCTCCTGATACTGTGGACGCTTGCCTTCCGAGGCCCGAGCCCGGCACGGCGATTCTTCTTCGGCGTCGCCGCGGCGTGGTCGCTCATCTGGTGCATCGTGCTTCAGGAGACGATGCGCCCCTGGGCGAGTCCCTTGTTCGTCGTGCCGCTCGGCCTGATCGGCATCGCCATCATGAAAGATCAAATCGGCCTCCGCCGTCTGCTCATCGGCCTCGTCGTCGCCCAGTTGGCCATCGCGATCGCCTTCGTCCCGCTAGAACGGCTGCGCTGGACCATCGACTGGGTCTTCATCATCACCATCGCCGCCGCAACGGCGCGCTTCTGCGATGCAAAGTCACATACGCAGCAGCACATCGAGGCGTCCGTGTAGTTCGTCGATTGCCCGAACCAGAGCCCGATTGATTCCCTCCTGCCCTGTCGCACCGCGTTGATTCCAGTGGCGGATCAGTTTCTTCAATTCGGCGAGATTCGGCTTTCCGCTGCCCAGAATGATGAGTTGACGAAGTCTTTGTAGTTCTTCTCCGGCCCCTGGCATATGACCTCCTTGATTTCACCGTCTCAAGTGTCTGATAAAGCCCGGCCCGCATTGGACTCTATGCCGCTGACTCGAATGCTGTCCACTCTCATTCAAAGAATCTCAATCGTGGCAACCTCGTCTCAATCGCCGCATACTACCTGCCACGGAGTCCTCTCGTGCAAAAGCGCGGCCTCATCATCTTCCTCATCGTCGCCGGCCTCTATTGCTGCTGCGCGCTTTACCCCTGGCACGACAGCGTCGAGGTCCGCCGCGCGACCGGCGTCGTACTCGCGACACTCATCCTGTGGATCACCGAAGTCGCCCCGCTCGGCGTCGTGGCCATGGCCATCCCGATCGCCGCGACCTTCACAGGTCTTCTCCCCTGGAAGGACGCCGTCGCCGCGTGGGGCGACGAGATCGTCTTCCTCTTCCTCGGCGCGTTCCTCCTCGCTCGGGCACTCGACAAGCACGGCGTCTTCGATTGGATCGTTCATTCCAAGTGGGCCACTTTCAAGACTGGCGGCTCAGGTTGGATGCAGACCCTCCTCGTCATGGTCATGGCCGGCGTGCTTTCAACCATGCAAAACAACACCGCCGTCACCGCAATGATGTTGCCGGTCGTGCTCGCCCTCGTGCGCCGCGTGAAGACGCCCGCCGCGCCGCTCCTGGCCCTTGCCTGGGGCGCGACCTTCGGTGGCATGGCCGTCCCGGTGGGGACAGCGCCCAACTTCATCGGCTACTCGGCGATGAAAAACATCGACGCGAGCGTGAGTTTCGTCTCCTGGATGCGCGTCGGCGTTCCGGTGTGGCTGGGATCATCGCTGATCGGCTGGTCCGTGTTGACAATCGGCTCGAGGTTCTTGCGTCGCCGTTCGTCGATGGATGACGCATCCGGCCAATCCGATCCGCCCCGCTGGATCAAGCCACTGCTCGTCACCGACGTCGGTCCCGAACCGGCTCACCATTCCAAGTCAATCCTGGCCGACAACACCGCGTCCACCGCCGGCCCCGCGCGGCGAATTGTCATCTTCGCCTTCCTCGCCGCGGCAACCCTTTGGCTCGTCCCCGGAATCATCCGCAGCGCCACTCCCGTGGACCATCCCGCCGCGATCTGGCTGCGGACCTATCTGCCCGAATCACTCGTGCCTGTCCTAATCGCCTGGGTCCTTTTCCTCGTTCGAACCGGTCCGGATCGCAAACCCATCCTTGATCGACACGACTTCCAGGCGCTCGACTGGGACACGCTCTTCCTGATCGCCGGAGGTCTGGCCATGGGGCGCATGCTCGAAACCAGCGGCCTCGCATCCGCCCTCGCCGACGGCCTTGCCCGCGCCGACATGCCGCCCGTCCTGCTCATGCTCTGCCTCGTCGGCGCGACCGTCCTGCTTTCCGAACTCACCAGCAACACCGCAACCGCATCGCTCATGGTCCCCATCGCCGGCTCGCTCGCCGAAGCGCTCGGCCTGTCCCCGGTGCAGGCGATCTGGCTCGTCGCCCTCGCCGCGAGTCTCGGTTTCGCGCTGCCCGTCTCAACGCCGCCCAATGCCATCGTCTACGGCACGCGCTTGGTTCCGCTGCGCTTCATGGCCGCCACCGGCATCATCGTCGATGCCCTTTGCACCGCCTGGCTCGTCTGCTGCGTCGTCATGTGGGCGTAAACGCTGTAGAATCCGCCGCATGATCCGCTGGCCCGGGAAGAAGAAGCGATCGACAGCGCGGCGCACTGCGCCGTCCACCAAGGCAAAGCCGCCTTCCACTCTAATCCTGCTCGCCGCCATCGGCCCCCTGTCGGTCTCGCTCTTCTCCACCGTCGTTCTCGTGCTCGGTCACTTCGAGATGATGAGTGTGCCCGGTTGCGGAATCGGAAGTCCCTGCGCCGACGCTGCGGCGAGCGTCTGGGGCAAAATCCCACTGATCGAATGGCCGGTGTCTTTCGTCGGGCTGGCCTACTTCATCGCGGTCGGCGTTGGCTGGCTCGTTGGCAGAGGCCTCGTCCCTCGCGCCTTCAAGTGGCTGATTCGATTGGGCGCGGCCGCTTCGCTGTTCTATGTGTTCCTCATTGTCATCTTCGGTCACTGGTGCTGGTATTGTCTCGCCGCACACGCCGGAAACTTCGCCTTCTGGTGGATCGTCGAGCGCCGCGCCGTTCCGACCGGGGACGCCATCCCCACGCTGGCGCCAACGGCGTCGGCCTTTGTCGCCTGTTCTCTGGTTCTCGCCGTCCTGCAAATCCGGCAACAGACCGCGATCAATGCTGAGGCGGCAAAGCAAATCGCCGAGACGACGAAGCAGGTCATCGCTGTCGCAACCGCCCCGGCCGACAAACCACCGACTGTTGATCGGACTCCCTCGCCCGATTTGGAAATGCATCCCGAATCAGACACTCCCCCAGTGGGATTTACAGGCCGCTATCACCGCGGCCCCGATTCCGCCGCCATTCGCGTCGTCGTGTTCACCGATTATCAATGCCCGATCTGCCGCCGGCTTGAAGAAACGATCGAACGCCTCTTGTCCCGCCGAACTGATGTCCGCCTGTCCGTCAAACAGTTTCCGGAATGTGAAGACTGCAATCCGTACTTCAAACGAAAAAACCTTCACCCCAATGCCTGCCGCGCGGCCTTCGCGGCGGAGGCCGCCGGAATCCTCGGCGGCGACAAGGCCTTCTGGAAAATGCACGCGTGGCTTTTTCAGCACGGCGGAGTTTTCTCATTTGAAGAACTTGCCCAATTTGCTCGTGAAATAGATTTGGACAGCGCCAAACTGCTCCAGGTCATGGAAAGCCCGCGCGTTCAAGCGCGCATCGACGCGGACATATCGGAGGCCGCTTCCCTGGGAATTCCACATACCCCGATGATCTTTATCAACGGAGTCGAATTGCGAGGCACCTCTCGCCGCGACGCGCTGTTGGTGGCGGCGAATCAGTTGGCGGAGTCGAGGCTCCCGGTGCTGTCTCCAGACGCCGATCGACCGCGTCTCGCCGCCGATCGCTATCTCGAACTCTGGAAAAAGGCGACCCCGCGATCCATTCCTCCGCTGACAAATGTCTGGCCGCGCGGCCCATCCGATGCGGGCATTCACGTCGTGATGTGGGGCGATTATCAGGATGCCGAGACCGTCGAAGTCGACATGGCCGTCCGCCGCCTCCAATCGGCTCGCGATGATATCCGCTATGAATTTCGACCTTACCCGCTCAACGCCTCGTGCAACCCGACCGTCTCCCGAAGCGACAATCTCATGGCCTGTATCACCACCCGTGCGGCCCTCGCCGCCGGCCTGCTCCAGGGCGAGGAAGGGTTTTGGCGAATGCACGAATGGCTCATGGAAAACCGGGATGGGATGTACGAAGAGGGCCTCATGGCCGGCGCTGCGAAGCTCGGATTCGATCGCAATCAGCTCACCAGGGGAATGAGAAACGAAACGATAGATCGCGCGATCGCCGAGAGCGCCAGGGCGGCCGCCGATGCCAAACTCAAGACGCTGCCCCTGCTCTTCATCAACGGGCGACAGGTGCCGAGGTTCTACGGCCGCAAGGAGGAAATCCTCGGCCGGATTTTTGATGAATCGAAGAAGCTTCGCGACTGATCGGTCGCAGCTCTGCCATCAAGTCCATCGAGATTCCAAGTGAAACCGACTCCAATCGGGCCCGGCAACTCTTGCGCTGCGGCCGGCACTTATTGCGCAGGCCTCGCGCAATTTGTGCCGATATCGCTCCTGCGCATTGCGATCAGATGAATGACATACGTTCTCAGATATCGGGCAATGCGCAGCAGGTGATGCAGGCCGATACTGATTATCAGTATTGCCGTCTTCGCCGGGCGGTCGGCATTCTTTTATGGGTACTCATAAATTTTCCGTGAGAAACCATTTGCCCGCTGCATGGCCATTTCTTATGTTGAGAGTGGCCGTCGCCGATTTTAGTACTGGTACGGTGGCGAAGGCCCGGGCTGATGCACGGGTTTGTCTGGGTGACACATCCGCGTCGCACTTACGCCGGAAGCCGGCAAGTTGCGAAGGCCCGCGTCGGGGGGTTGTGGCGGCGCAAGCATGCGTCGTTACGCCAAGTCAGTTGTCTGCCGCCCTTGGAGCGTTGCGGCGGGCCTTTTCCACTCAAAACAGAAGTTCATGCCCGGTCCGCGTTCGTCTTGAGACGAATGCCTCGCACCGCGGAGGGGCGAACCGGTTTGTCTTCGACAGAATGGACGCTGTCGGAAAGTTCTTCCCCCTCGTTGGGGGGAGAGAAGCAAAGGGCGAGCGCCCGGCAGGAAGTCGGGAGTCCGCCTGATACCCTGGGGACAGCGTCCGTTCCCTGCAGGAAGAGGAGAAGCATCATGAAGGTTCTTGTGAATCGCGTGAAGTCGTTTTTGGTTGAGGAAGATGGCGCGACGGCTACTGAGTACGCCGTCATGCTCGCGCTGATTATCGTGATCGCCCTGGGTGCGATCAGCGCGCTGGGCACCAAGGTGTCCCAGACCTTCGCCGACGTTGAGAGCCAGATGCCGTAATTCGGCGTCTCGGACGGCGGCACGGAATCGCCGCCGGTTGCACGACACGTTTAGCGGGTGGGCGGAGGTGGAACCCTCCGCCCCCCGAACGTGTCGTATGCCTTGAAGAGATCGATTGATCGGAGACTTGTAAATGTTCGGCAGCGGATATGAATTCTGGATGTTGGCGATACTCGCTCCCGCTACGCTTCTGGCGAGCTGGAACGACTATCGCACGCATCGCGTGCCAAATCTGCTCAACGCGATCCTGGCCGCATCAGGAATCGCCGCACAAGGCTTCATCTGGGGCTGGTCAGGCGTCGGACAGGCGCTCGGCGGCATGGCCGTCGGATTCGGACTGCTTTTCGGCCTCTGGCTCGTTCGCGGCATGGGCGCCGGCGACGTGAAGTTCATGGCCGCGATCGGCGCCTGGTTGGGCCCTGAGTTGACGCTCTACGCCGTCGCCGCCGGTGGAATCACAGGCGGGATTCTCGCGATGGGCATGATCATCGCCCGCGGAAAGTGGCGAGAAACAGGTACAAATTTCTCCGTGCTGCTGACAAAGATGAGTTCGATGCGCACGGCATTGTCGGAGTTCGGTTCGGTCGGCAGCCTCGCCGGTCAGGCGGGTGTCATGCCGTATGCGATTCCATTAACGATCGGGACCGGTTTGGCGGTACTGACGAAATACACTGGTTGGTGGGGGGTATTATGAAAACGAAACGATTGAAATCATTACGGCGTGGTGCGGCTGTCGTCGAGACGGCGGTGGTGGCTCCCTTGATGCTCCTGGCGATGTTCGGGATTGTCGAGGTCGGCTACGCATTCATGGTGAAGCAAACCGTGACGCTGGCCTCACGCGAAGGCTGCCGGGCAGCCGCCCTTCCGGGTGGAACGATGGCCGATGTCACGGCAGCCGTCGACGCCTCCATGGGCGCCGCCGACCTGACCGGCTACGCGACGACCAGCAACATCAGCTCGGTCGGCCCGACGGATACCGAGGTCTGGGTCGAAGTCAGCCTGCCCCTGAACCGCGCCGGCTTTACCGGCTCGATGCTCGGCGGCGGCTCCTTTGACATCACCTCGCGCACTTCGATGAGGCGTGAAGGCATTGAGAGTGATTCCTCCTCAGGCGGCGGCATCGAAGGCTGATCAACGCGACATCG
This genomic stretch from Planctomycetia bacterium harbors:
- a CDS encoding glycosyltransferase family 39 protein, with translation MATWTTARPIAPWLLAVILVAISTHLFTFFASDYEPSIDAKEYFALGTSLSDEGELRLPDGSRAKRMPLWPATIALADAWQGRELLPHAIFEIQAVLSLMSVIFIALAAAKIAGPSAGLLAGLIAAFYAPYRALQASYLCETMVIFLLTGAFLAYLSSLRAKSTAATWSALTAASVALGLAVLTRADAVVMAIPFAIDTLARRNPIGVRIARTSAMLACVIIACIAWGLRNERTIGKFTLSTIGGLNFHLGNCDAYAENPGMDSADYAAFDRLREEEGLSEVEADERLYAMGRQFLREHPGLTAANALRKTRVWFQSNVTWSAPTTLLLILWTLAFRGPSPARRFFFGVAAAWSLIWCIVLQETMRPWASPLFVVPLGLIGIAIMKDQIGLRRLLIGLVVAQLAIAIAFVPLERLRWTIDWVFIITIAAATARFCDAKSHTQQHIEASV
- a CDS encoding pilus assembly protein, with amino-acid sequence MKTKRLKSLRRGAAVVETAVVAPLMLLAMFGIVEVGYAFMVKQTVTLASREGCRAAALPGGTMADVTAAVDASMGAADLTGYATTSNISSVGPTDTEVWVEVSLPLNRAGFTGSMLGGGSFDITSRTSMRREGIESDSSSGGGIEG
- a CDS encoding Flp family type IVb pilin, which produces MKVLVNRVKSFLVEEDGATATEYAVMLALIIVIALGAISALGTKVSQTFADVESQMP
- a CDS encoding SLC13/DASS family transporter, whose product is MQKRGLIIFLIVAGLYCCCALYPWHDSVEVRRATGVVLATLILWITEVAPLGVVAMAIPIAATFTGLLPWKDAVAAWGDEIVFLFLGAFLLARALDKHGVFDWIVHSKWATFKTGGSGWMQTLLVMVMAGVLSTMQNNTAVTAMMLPVVLALVRRVKTPAAPLLALAWGATFGGMAVPVGTAPNFIGYSAMKNIDASVSFVSWMRVGVPVWLGSSLIGWSVLTIGSRFLRRRSSMDDASGQSDPPRWIKPLLVTDVGPEPAHHSKSILADNTASTAGPARRIVIFAFLAAATLWLVPGIIRSATPVDHPAAIWLRTYLPESLVPVLIAWVLFLVRTGPDRKPILDRHDFQALDWDTLFLIAGGLAMGRMLETSGLASALADGLARADMPPVLLMLCLVGATVLLSELTSNTATASLMVPIAGSLAEALGLSPVQAIWLVALAASLGFALPVSTPPNAIVYGTRLVPLRFMAATGIIVDALCTAWLVCCVVMWA
- a CDS encoding prepilin peptidase, with protein sequence MFGSGYEFWMLAILAPATLLASWNDYRTHRVPNLLNAILAASGIAAQGFIWGWSGVGQALGGMAVGFGLLFGLWLVRGMGAGDVKFMAAIGAWLGPELTLYAVAAGGITGGILAMGMIIARGKWRETGTNFSVLLTKMSSMRTALSEFGSVGSLAGQAGVMPYAIPLTIGTGLAVLTKYTGWWGVL
- a CDS encoding DsbA family protein, with amino-acid sequence MIRWPGKKKRSTARRTAPSTKAKPPSTLILLAAIGPLSVSLFSTVVLVLGHFEMMSVPGCGIGSPCADAAASVWGKIPLIEWPVSFVGLAYFIAVGVGWLVGRGLVPRAFKWLIRLGAAASLFYVFLIVIFGHWCWYCLAAHAGNFAFWWIVERRAVPTGDAIPTLAPTASAFVACSLVLAVLQIRQQTAINAEAAKQIAETTKQVIAVATAPADKPPTVDRTPSPDLEMHPESDTPPVGFTGRYHRGPDSAAIRVVVFTDYQCPICRRLEETIERLLSRRTDVRLSVKQFPECEDCNPYFKRKNLHPNACRAAFAAEAAGILGGDKAFWKMHAWLFQHGGVFSFEELAQFAREIDLDSAKLLQVMESPRVQARIDADISEAASLGIPHTPMIFINGVELRGTSRRDALLVAANQLAESRLPVLSPDADRPRLAADRYLELWKKATPRSIPPLTNVWPRGPSDAGIHVVMWGDYQDAETVEVDMAVRRLQSARDDIRYEFRPYPLNASCNPTVSRSDNLMACITTRAALAAGLLQGEEGFWRMHEWLMENRDGMYEEGLMAGAAKLGFDRNQLTRGMRNETIDRAIAESARAAADAKLKTLPLLFINGRQVPRFYGRKEEILGRIFDESKKLRD